In Drosophila miranda strain MSH22 chromosome XR, D.miranda_PacBio2.1, whole genome shotgun sequence, the genomic window CCAAGAATAGTACAGAAACAAATTACATGTCGTGTTGGCAGTGCTGCATACTTATGCTCGACTCGAGACGCACAAGCGAATGCTTCAAAAGAGAATGCCCAAGAACAGTAAGCACAAAAAGCCTCCCCACCGCTGATGTAAGCTAAAACTTCTTGTCACTTACCTCGAATTCCATTTCTAATTTGCATTTACCCTCGTTCGGCTTTCGCTTGAGTGACTCAATGGCTGATGCCATTGAATTAATACATAAATCCGTATTTCCAAAAGTTCCAGTGTCTAGCAAAGCGCGGTATAGAAAAATGTATTGTTTCTAAAAAGCAAATGTACGATTTTATTATtagtattcgtattcgtattagTATTAGTATTAGTATGATCATATTTTCCACCTACCAGAGACTGAACTAAAAAATTGCGCTGATGTCGTAAGTCACATACGGTGTTGTATATCGAAACCGAGTCTTCTTCCTCCAATTGTTGTATAAGAGAATCTAAAGCGACTAGCGTACCGGTTCTACCCACACCGGCACTGCAATGCACTAAAATGGGGCCTCGTTGAAGGGAGTAAACGGAATTGATTTGTCGTATAAACTTGATAATGCCGTGCGGGTGTTCCGGTGCCATAAAATCCTTCCACGTTAAATAGTGGTATTGGGTAATCTCTCTGCGATCCTCCTCATCGCCAATAAGGTTGCTCTTCGAAACATTCAACGTTCGCACAACATAATCGCCAGTCTTTCGTTCTTGTGTGAATTTCACTAAAATATCTCCAAACTGCTTAGTATCAAATACTTTTTCAGGCCAATATTTAGCGCACTTCGCCTTATTGTATTCCTCCAAATTGGTGAGCATCACAATTATCTCCAGATGCTGTTCCCATATCATGCGCCAGAAGTCGTCAATGGTACTCTCCATCGGACCCTGTGCGCAGATAAACTTCTTCCGCTCCTTGTAGCCAATGACGAAGTTCGCATTGATGTAGTCGGTTGATTGCAGTCCGTTTGCAGTCGCCAGTTTCACGCGGGTTTGGTCGTAGGCCTTAATATCGGGGTACCTATTTTTGCAGGCGTTTTCCTTAATGTCACTATTTTTCGTTGTTCGGTCGCTGAAGCGATTCGGCAGCATTTCATATTCTCGAAGGAATCCATAGTCCGTGTCCTTGTGACGGTTTTTATAGGCATTTTCGAGTTCAAATCTTTGGATTGGCCCAGTATCAAAGCCTTTGTGGTTTCCAGACGTAATAAAGTGACTGTGATTGTGGCTTCGACGTCCGAAAAGGGCCCTAGTAATATACAAAAGTAATAGATcgattttatttgtttttatgAGAACAAGACAGCCGGATCCGGGTCTTCATTTGATTAGCCCCAAGTCGGGAAAACCACCGGTAGTTACCTCAATGAATCTCTCAGTGTTAATGCTTCTTCTCCAGGCATCGCGTTCTTGGTCTTGTTGTGATGGAAAATCCATAGTACAAAGAAGACAATGATTATGCCAAATAGCACGGCACCCGCTTTGATGCCAATATTCAAATAGTAGTCCATATCCTTAAGCGAATGATTTGGCTCCGCTTCTGTGGCTGGCGTGATTACATCAAAATAATCGCTGTATGCCAGGAGAGCTCCATTCACGTCGCGCACTGTCCGAAAATATCACACATATCAAACTGAAACGAATACATTTGAAGGGTTCACGGCTTACCAACTATTTCGAGAAATCCTGTATAATTGGCATTAATATCTATCTCGCCGTCCCATATCTCATGGACAGCAGCGGGAGTGGGTAGGACATCTTGGGTTGGATTGGAGCTgaagttggagttggagttttGTTCGCTTTTCGGATTAATTGTATTGCGTCTGACTCGCTTTTTGTTTTCCAATATTTTAAAAGCGTTTTCTGTTAGATTTCCCGCCTTAATCAGTTGCTCCTTCTGCGATGAAATGCGAAATTCCAGATCTGAAAGAGCCATTCAAGCAAAAACAGCAGTTAGGAAAGATTTCAATGCATacacaaaatatatattaCGTGAGAGGGAGCCCATGGCTGATTTCTGTGCCAGCTCAGACTTTCTAAGGAATGCCGTGCCCTCCAAGCACTGGCGGCATATCTCGTCGTTGTCCATTAGCTCGGCGTTCTCCACAAATCGATTGCCATCGCCCAGAAAGATCTCCGGCTTGAAGTACTTGCTACTGATCATCTCCGCCACATAGGCATAGGCCTTGGTGGCGTTCTCGCTGTGCACCTGGTGATATGTGTCGATATTTAGTTTGTCTGGCGCTGGCAGTTCCTTGTTGGCATTGGTAATTTTCACCAGATATAATCGGTAGCAGCATATGGGGCCGTTTCGCTCGCTGATTTTGGGCAGATACAGTTTGAGAAGATATTTCGAGCCATGTTTGATCTTCGACCACATAGTGCGGCCAACGACATCGGGCGTGGACACGGGCATCACACAGTGCCCGCCCGCGAGCTCCCCGTTCTTCTTGTGGCGCGTTATGGCCGAAACGGTCACCGAGTAGTTTGTGTTTGGGCTGACGCCGTCATAGGTGGTCTTGTGGTGGGGCTCATCCACTCGTCGGATCTTTGGTCCCCATTTCTCGTTGAATATATTGTTCTCGAGCGTGTACCTGTAGTTGCCCTCTAGGGTGATCAAATACGAAATGATCTTCCCGTTTGGCACCTTGGGATAGTTCCAGCTTATCGAAATGGAGTTGAGTCTGGAATTGTTGTGATGGTGGCAGTTGATGGTCAGATTTGTGGGCTTTGTCGACACACCGTCCATGGTGGTGCCATTCACGACATCCGACCAGGGACCACAGGTCTTCGTTAGATCGCTGCAGGCCCGCACTCTGAACTCGTACTCTGTGGCCGTCTTTAGATTGTCGAACATGTATGGCAGGTTTCTGGAGTTTTGCTGGTGAATCGTCTCCTCGATCAGTTTGGGCACCTCTCCCGACTCGGAGACAATCAGCTCGTAGTACTGTATGTATTCAATTATGTCCTGGGGCGGGGGACTCCAGCCAATGGTTATCGTCGACGCTGTGCTCCCAGTCGTTTCCACCTTGGGAATGAATATGGGATCGAAAGATAGGGTTGTTATGCCCACGGGATACTGGTTGGGTGCTCCGTCGCCGATCGAGTTTTTGCCCAGGATTCGCAGGGAATAGGTTGTGTTTGGCAGGAATGATTCCAAAATGTACGACGTGTTGTTCCCATTAATGATATCCTTGTAGTACGTGTACGTGGGCGTTCCTTGCTGGGAGAACGAAATGAAATACTTCTGGACGGGATCGTTGCCGTCGTTTACGGTCCAATTGAGGAATATCTTGCTCGCACCCACAGCCTTGGCGAACTCAATGCTCACTTGTGGCACCTCCATCACGAACAGGTTTATTTCCTTGGAAGTTCCTTCGGTGCCAGCACTGTCGTATACCACACACTTGTACGTTCCGTTCTCCTTCTTGTAAACCTCCGTGAACTCCAGGGTGAAGTTCAAATGCGTCTCATTCAGCTTGGCAGTCGAGGAGAAGGTGTCCATGAATGGAAACGCGCTGCCGTCCTTCAGCCACTTGAGATTCTTGTGGATCGTTGCGTTTTGCGGATAGACTTTGACCAAACAAAACAATACCACATCCTGCCCGATCTTTCTCCTTATTTTATCGGCCGTGCTCTCCACGATCTTCGATGGCAGGTATGTCTGCACATTAAATTCAGTGGAATCATTGGTCGCCGCATGTTTGCAAGTGTAGTTGCCGGCGTCCGAAATATTCACATCGGCTAAAAATAGTTTACTGACAAAAGCGTGGGTCCTGTTCGTTTCGCCAACATTTACGTTGGGCATCGTTTGGACTTTCAATCTGCAAGTTATCAATTTTTTTAATTGGTTAAATTTCCCTTTTCTGAGAGCATTTCGGTTTTTAATAAATCGTTCTCTGTCTTATTTACCTTGTGTTCTTTTCATCAATAGTCTTGTTACCGAACATCCAGGTGGCTTTTTCATCCTCCGTCGTGCATTCCAAGGAGAAGTTCCTTCCGATTTCAGCCCATTCTAAAATAAATACAGGAAATATTcagtttatttgaatttttgcGAATAGCTTCGGACACACAGGGACAAACACAGCAAATAGAGCAGGGGCTTCGGCATTTGCCATGGGTGGTCTTCTGCAGATTTGATATATTAGCTAGAAACCTATGCGGGACTGACTCCTCCTCGGATCGGATAACCCGCAGTCGAGTCCGTGAAGAGGCTGCTATGGAGGGGACAGGAGCCGAGCAATCGGTTGTCGCAACTCTCTTGTGGAGCCTGTCTGCTATCTCGTTTAAAGATGCTAGTGTTGCTTGGCATCGGACGAAGGTGAATTTGAATTTAGCTGAGAATTGCATATGCTAGGAGGAGGGGGGTACTAAATACGGACACATGTAcgtacatacgtacatatgtatgaaaaAGCTGTGCCACTAAAAACATCACCATGTAAAAGCCGGCTGGCTAACAACTTGTACTTCAAGAAAAGATAAGATAAGAAAATACGACACCGCCTCTAATAACTTCTTTCGAAACTATTGGAATTCCACATCTATGGATTACTCGACTGATAGATTGTCAACCTTTGTTGCACATAgtatatgcacatacatatatgtacacatCTGTATGTATTAAGATGTGCATACTGAGGGGTTTTGGATAACAGACAGGAAAACAGGTGAGGGGTCACAAAAGGCATCATTGTTGAGCTGGTATTTGTTCTTGCGTCAAACGGATAGTGTACTAGTGTACTAACCACCAAATTGCACATCATCATACCCCTCATGTGCGGGTTTAAACAAACACCAGCCCCTAATTAAAATCTATCCACAAAAAATGGCAATCTTGGGCGTTACCGATTtatgtacatgcatgtgtgtgtaaaATGTAGTTTAATGATAGAATTTATAGATGAAAATCTAGGAGCACACATGTACGTCTATCCCATGCACAAACAACACACATTATACAGCACAGTTAAATGTTTAAATAactgaaaaaaaaatataaaaaaaactaGACTTTTTTGCAAGAGCCGCTAAAATTTTTTTGCGGTAAATGTCTACCCAAGAATGTACACATATttcgttgtttttgtttcactATAACATATTTATACTGTTGCTTGCTGTTACCTTGCTTTTTATATCCATGCACAAATATTGTGcaaagaaaaatatatataaggATAATATTTGAAAGCATTGACATGCGTCGGAAGAGTAACGCCATGGCTCGCCAGTTCTCACTTCGAGCCGGGGATATTCATAAGTCAGATATTGTTGTCGTTGAAACAAATGATATATTTAAGTGTTTAATAAATGTCTCTGCGGCTTTTTAACACTGATTTGTTTGTCGGCGAACGCTTACGAATTTAATTgctttgttatttttttttttgttaatacTGATTGTTTCCGATTAATGATTCGGGGAAACGATATTATTTGCCGATGTTTTATCACTTCATCGACTGCATAAATCGCACTCAAAGTTCCAACAGTTTGGAACAGTGGAATTTGGAATATCGATAAGTTGTttgtttaattattatttatttattcattatGGTTCTATAAGCTATAGACCTAAGAATATAAATTACGTACAAtttaggaatatcaaaaaTTGTTGTTTCAATGGTTCGTTTTAACATATAAGTCAGCTTCTTTCGGGGTAGCTCCATATGTCCCGAAAGCCAAACAACAATACATAAGTTGCGTTGTTATTCCATCATTTATTTAGTAGATATATTTTATgaattattttttatatacatacatttttaAAATAATACCGATATATTCGTCAGCATTTCTGGCAGCTCCAACTTGATAATATTACTATCGATAGGCTATCATCGATATGAACGCACTATTTGGcatatgtttataaaattTGTTGGCTTATCAAAATTTGCTGAAAGGCAAAACAAAATTTTTCGTAATGCCGCCAAGTAAACTGGACAGCCTATATCGGCGAATGCTGATAACTCGATTCTTCGAGAAGGGCTGGGGGAAGCCTGAAAACCTACGTAGGTAAGTGATACACTGAAAACTGTATCTAATTAAGTATCTTTACGTAATAGGCAAAATGCAAGCTAAGGATTTTATTTTGATAATAAAATGAACGTATGCATAGAAGTACAAGCTTTATAGCTGTTTATACATCACTACCAAATTTGACGATTGTTTGGATTATcttcggttcggtttgtgtGTAGAGCGATGATTGTTTTGGCAGTATATCACAATTTGCATTGTTTTTGGACTATTTTCAGTAACAAATGAGTTTCTCTCACAAAGAATTGTTTTACCACCGATCTTTCCTACGGGTGCTCTTCGTTCTAGGGACCGTACTCAGCCGAT contains:
- the LOC108152382 gene encoding tyrosine-protein phosphatase 69D — its product is MALLFRRMSMLSNIILIYIFLCTIFVHGYKKQEWAEIGRNFSLECTTEDEKATWMFGNKTIDEKNTRLKVQTMPNVNVGETNRTHAFVSKLFLADVNISDAGNYTCKHAATNDSTEFNVQTYLPSKIVESTADKIRRKIGQDVVLFCLVKVYPQNATIHKNLKWLKDGSAFPFMDTFSSTAKLNETHLNFTLEFTEVYKKENGTYKCVVYDSAGTEGTSKEINLFVMEVPQVSIEFAKAVGASKIFLNWTVNDGNDPVQKYFISFSQQGTPTYTYYKDIINGNNTSYILESFLPNTTYSLRILGKNSIGDGAPNQYPVGITTLSFDPIFIPKVETTGSTASTITIGWSPPPQDIIEYIQYYELIVSESGEVPKLIEETIHQQNSRNLPYMFDNLKTATEYEFRVRACSDLTKTCGPWSDVVNGTTMDGVSTKPTNLTINCHHHNNSRLNSISISWNYPKVPNGKIISYLITLEGNYRYTLENNIFNEKWGPKIRRVDEPHHKTTYDGVSPNTNYSVTVSAITRHKKNGELAGGHCVMPVSTPDVVGRTMWSKIKHGSKYLLKLYLPKISERNGPICCYRLYLVKITNANKELPAPDKLNIDTYHQVHSENATKAYAYVAEMISSKYFKPEIFLGDGNRFVENAELMDNDEICRQCLEGTAFLRKSELAQKSAMGSLSHLEFRISSQKEQLIKAGNLTENAFKILENKKRVRRNTINPKSEQNSNSNFSSNPTQDVLPTPAAVHEIWDGEIDINANYTGFLEIVVRDVNGALLAYSDYFDVITPATEAEPNHSLKDMDYYLNIGIKAGAVLFGIIIVFFVLWIFHHNKTKNAMPGEEALTLRDSLRALFGRRSHNHSHFITSGNHKGFDTGPIQRFELENAYKNRHKDTDYGFLREYEMLPNRFSDRTTKNSDIKENACKNRYPDIKAYDQTRVKLATANGLQSTDYINANFVIGYKERKKFICAQGPMESTIDDFWRMIWEQHLEIIVMLTNLEEYNKAKCAKYWPEKVFDTKQFGDILVKFTQERKTGDYVVRTLNVSKSNLIGDEEDRREITQYHYLTWKDFMAPEHPHGIIKFIRQINSVYSLQRGPILVHCSAGVGRTGTLVALDSLIQQLEEEDSVSIYNTVCDLRHQRNFLVQSLKQYIFLYRALLDTGTFGNTDLCINSMASAIESLKRKPNEGKCKLEMEFEKLLITMDEVNKSCSVGENEENNSKNRSLEVIPYDRNRVILTPLPMRDNSTYINASFIEGYDNSETFIIAQDPLESTVGDFWRMISEQSISTLVMISEIGDGQRKCPRYWADDEIQYDHILVKYVHSENCPYYTRREFYVTNCKIDDTLKVTQFQYNGWPTVEGEVPEVCRGIIELVDQAYNHYKSHKNIGCRSPLTVHCSLGTDRSSIFVAMCILVQHLRLEKSVDICATTRKLRSQRPGLINSYAQYEFLHRAIMNYSDLHHLSESIED